From the Micromonospora sediminicola genome, one window contains:
- a CDS encoding homogentisate 1,2-dioxygenase — protein sequence MPYYRSVGEVPRKRHTQFRQPDGTLYAEELVGQEGFSSDSSLLYHRHAPTAILAAEEFAPPAVTRVPNLPLKPRHLRTHKLDGAGADPVLGRQYLLANDDVRIAYVLADRPSPLFRDATGDHCLYLESGSLRVESPFGVLDAVAGDYVVIPTSTIHRLVPTGDEPTRLLAVEASGHIGPPKRYLSVRGQFLEHSPYCERDVRGPDTPLLVDGEEVEVLVKHRRGWTRYVYANHPFDVVGWDGHMYPWAFSIHDFEPITGRIHQPPPVHQTFQGPNFVICSFVPRKVDYHPAAIPVPYNHHNVDSDEMLFYTGGNYEARRGSGIEQGSISLHPSGFTHGPQPGAAERSIGADFFDELAVMVDTFRPLDLCDAATACEDDGYAWTWARKP from the coding sequence ATGCCGTACTACCGCAGCGTCGGCGAGGTGCCCCGCAAGCGCCACACCCAGTTCCGGCAGCCCGACGGCACGCTCTACGCGGAGGAGCTGGTCGGCCAGGAGGGCTTCTCCTCCGACTCCTCGCTGCTCTACCACCGGCACGCGCCGACCGCGATCCTCGCCGCCGAGGAGTTCGCCCCGCCCGCCGTCACCCGGGTGCCGAACCTGCCGCTCAAACCGCGCCACCTGCGCACGCACAAACTCGACGGCGCCGGCGCGGACCCGGTGCTCGGCCGGCAGTACCTGCTCGCCAACGACGACGTCCGGATCGCGTACGTGCTGGCCGACCGGCCCTCACCGCTGTTCCGCGACGCCACCGGCGACCACTGCCTCTACCTGGAGTCCGGCTCGCTGCGGGTGGAGTCGCCGTTCGGCGTGCTCGACGCGGTGGCCGGCGACTACGTCGTCATCCCCACCTCGACCATCCACCGCCTGGTGCCCACCGGCGACGAGCCGACCCGGCTGCTCGCGGTGGAGGCGTCCGGCCACATCGGCCCGCCCAAGCGCTACCTCTCCGTACGCGGGCAGTTCCTGGAGCACTCGCCCTACTGCGAGCGTGACGTCCGGGGACCGGACACCCCGCTGCTGGTCGACGGCGAGGAGGTGGAGGTGCTGGTCAAGCACCGTCGTGGGTGGACGAGGTACGTCTACGCCAACCACCCGTTCGACGTGGTCGGCTGGGACGGGCACATGTACCCGTGGGCGTTCTCCATCCACGACTTCGAGCCGATCACCGGGCGGATCCACCAGCCGCCGCCGGTGCACCAGACGTTCCAGGGCCCGAACTTCGTGATCTGCTCGTTCGTGCCGCGCAAGGTGGACTACCACCCGGCCGCCATCCCGGTGCCGTACAACCACCACAACGTCGACTCCGACGAGATGCTCTTCTACACCGGCGGCAACTACGAGGCCCGGCGCGGCTCCGGGATCGAGCAGGGCTCGATCTCGCTGCACCCGTCCGGCTTCACCCACGGCCCCCAGCCGGGCGCCGCCGAGCGGTCGATCGGGGCGGACTTCTTCGACGAGCTGGCGGTCATGGTGGACACGTTCCGCCCGCTGGACCTCTGCGACGCGGCGACCGCCTGCGAGGACGACGGCTACGCCTGGACCTGGGCGCGCAAGCCCTGA
- a CDS encoding RDD family protein, whose product MIEPPPSSTPPPAGPPPAGGGFAPPTGPAVPAQHTPPTYAHLPGYPPPPPGYAPHAGFVPPAVAPNGQPLAGFGERLVAWLIDTALASAVLMVLFAPVFVWLVVRMIDRMPAAGPDGTVAEPDPSVIFSDIFLPLLLAELGLFLLLLVFYWLYHVEYARRTGQTLGKKVMKLRIVPLQPDAPLTRGALGKRYLVEFVAGSFVPFLNYLDGFWQLWDKPWQQCLHDKAAGTVVVKVAP is encoded by the coding sequence GTGATCGAGCCTCCCCCGAGCAGCACGCCGCCGCCCGCCGGGCCGCCGCCCGCGGGCGGCGGCTTCGCGCCGCCCACCGGCCCCGCGGTGCCCGCGCAGCACACCCCGCCGACGTACGCCCACCTGCCCGGCTATCCGCCCCCACCCCCGGGGTACGCGCCGCACGCCGGGTTCGTGCCGCCGGCCGTCGCCCCGAACGGTCAACCGCTGGCCGGCTTCGGGGAACGGCTGGTGGCCTGGCTGATCGACACGGCTCTCGCGTCGGCGGTGCTGATGGTGCTCTTCGCGCCGGTCTTCGTCTGGCTCGTCGTCCGGATGATCGACCGGATGCCGGCGGCCGGACCGGACGGCACCGTGGCCGAACCCGACCCGTCGGTGATCTTCAGCGACATCTTCCTGCCGCTGCTCCTGGCCGAGCTGGGGCTGTTCCTGCTCCTGCTGGTCTTCTACTGGCTCTACCACGTCGAGTACGCCCGCCGGACCGGCCAGACGCTCGGCAAGAAGGTGATGAAACTGCGGATCGTGCCGCTCCAGCCGGACGCCCCGCTGACCCGGGGCGCCCTGGGCAAGCGGTACCTGGTCGAGTTCGTCGCCGGCTCGTTCGTGCCGTTCCTCAACTACCTGGACGGCTTCTGGCAGCTCTGGGACAAGCCCTGGCAGCAGTGCCTGCACGACAAGGCGGCCGGCACGGTCGTCGTTAAGGTTGCACCGTGA
- a CDS encoding outer membrane protein assembly factor BamB family protein: MLLGLVTVVVLAATGVWNPFPGLWDWVDRSKPISEPDVVWQQRVGGTPRSVTIAGDTVIVEQRTRIEARTLADGSQLWERKADWSAVAGSGRESVVAVGKLLDKGYEVLDPVTGVTRRRDERAIAVWTYRNLLLDAYCVQATDCTLRAWEPRGTTPLWSAFLPGVHSGVLADNPELLGTRRLGATRIDGGVAGPESVPPLLGFPVDGRVHVVDTATGRVLQNVQPGREERLAVVGGRLLRIAATSRDGSCYFVVTAVDPATGQQVWRRAGINLRTADYAGCVQREDPQGARNVLIGVAPDGREAVLDGYDGRLLLLGAEGEKLLAVDDRYAVVRSADKDSLLGRELSADRTRWTRPAGGKSGAALTPYAAVISEEKPSRLVAVEPRGGRVLVELRTSANALAVGPNGMIIGEGREIGYVRWGAGAAGAPPPNEDAVPAPDPGDTWRPPTDQGSCGPKRELCADGK, from the coding sequence TTGCTGCTCGGGCTCGTCACCGTGGTCGTGCTCGCCGCCACCGGGGTCTGGAACCCGTTCCCCGGCCTCTGGGACTGGGTCGACCGGAGCAAGCCGATCTCCGAGCCGGACGTGGTCTGGCAGCAGCGCGTCGGCGGCACCCCGCGCAGCGTCACCATCGCCGGCGACACCGTGATCGTGGAGCAGCGCACCCGGATCGAGGCGCGCACGCTCGCCGACGGCAGCCAGCTCTGGGAACGCAAGGCCGACTGGTCGGCGGTGGCGGGCAGCGGCCGGGAGTCCGTCGTCGCGGTGGGCAAGCTGCTGGACAAGGGGTACGAGGTGCTCGACCCGGTGACCGGCGTGACCCGCCGCCGGGACGAGCGGGCCATCGCCGTCTGGACCTACCGGAACCTGCTGCTGGACGCGTACTGCGTGCAGGCCACCGACTGCACGCTGCGGGCCTGGGAGCCGCGCGGGACGACTCCGCTGTGGAGCGCGTTCCTGCCCGGCGTGCACAGCGGCGTGCTCGCCGACAACCCCGAACTGCTCGGCACCCGGCGACTGGGCGCGACCCGGATCGACGGCGGGGTGGCCGGGCCGGAGTCGGTCCCGCCGCTGCTGGGCTTTCCGGTCGACGGTCGGGTGCACGTGGTCGACACCGCCACTGGCCGGGTGCTGCAGAACGTCCAGCCCGGGCGGGAGGAGCGCCTGGCGGTGGTCGGCGGGCGGCTGCTCCGGATCGCGGCGACCTCCCGGGACGGGAGCTGCTACTTCGTCGTCACCGCCGTCGACCCGGCCACCGGGCAGCAGGTGTGGCGGCGGGCCGGGATCAACCTGCGCACCGCCGACTACGCCGGCTGCGTGCAGCGGGAGGATCCGCAGGGCGCCCGCAACGTGCTCATCGGCGTCGCCCCGGACGGGCGGGAGGCGGTCCTCGACGGCTACGACGGCCGGCTGCTCCTCCTCGGCGCGGAGGGCGAGAAGCTGCTCGCGGTCGACGACCGGTACGCGGTGGTGCGCAGCGCCGACAAGGACTCGCTGCTCGGCCGGGAACTGTCCGCCGACCGGACCCGGTGGACCCGGCCGGCCGGCGGCAAGAGCGGCGCGGCGCTCACCCCGTATGCGGCAGTGATCAGCGAGGAGAAGCCGTCCCGGCTGGTCGCGGTCGAGCCGCGTGGGGGTCGGGTGCTGGTCGAGCTGCGTACGTCGGCGAACGCGTTGGCGGTCGGCCCGAACGGCATGATCATCGGCGAGGGACGGGAGATCGGGTACGTGCGCTGGGGCGCCGGGGCCGCCGGAGCGCCGCCGCCGAACGAGGACGCCGTGCCCGCGCCCGACCCGGGTGACACCTGGCGTCCGCCGACTGACCAGGGCAGCTGCGGTCCGAAGCGGGAACTCTGCGCCGACGGCAAGTGA
- the fahA gene encoding fumarylacetoacetase, translating into MSWVSGAAGSPYGVTNLPYGVFRHGDREPRIGVRIGDFVLDLAGAETVGLVLAGGALGRPTLNAFLALGRPQWTAVRQRVVELLTDPAHRPAVEPLLVPLREVELLLPFEVADYVDFYSSEHHAGNVGQIFRPGQPPLLPNWKHVPIGYHGRAGTVVVSGTPVVRPSGQRASAQGPTTGASVRLDIEAEVGFVVGVPSRLGERVPTADFADHVFGVVLVNDWSARDIQAWEYQPLGPFLGKSFATSVSGWVTPLEALADAFVPAPDQDPPVQDYLRDTPHLGLDLTLSVEWNGERVAEPPFATMYWTPAQQLAHLTVNGASLRTGDLYASGTVSGPERAQVGSFLELTWGGSEPVKLADGSERTFLEDGDTVTITATAPGRDGTTIALGEVTGTVLPAR; encoded by the coding sequence GTGAGTTGGGTTTCGGGTGCGGCGGGCTCGCCGTACGGGGTGACCAACCTGCCGTACGGGGTGTTCCGGCACGGCGACCGCGAGCCGCGGATCGGCGTCCGCATCGGCGACTTCGTGCTCGACCTGGCCGGCGCGGAGACGGTCGGGCTGGTGCTGGCCGGCGGGGCGCTCGGCCGACCCACGCTGAACGCCTTCCTGGCGCTCGGCCGCCCGCAGTGGACCGCCGTCCGGCAGCGGGTCGTCGAGCTGCTCACCGACCCGGCGCACCGCCCGGCGGTGGAGCCGCTGCTGGTGCCGCTGCGCGAGGTCGAGCTGCTGCTGCCGTTCGAGGTCGCGGACTACGTCGACTTCTACTCCTCGGAGCACCACGCCGGGAACGTCGGGCAGATCTTCCGGCCCGGCCAGCCGCCGCTGCTGCCGAACTGGAAGCACGTGCCGATCGGCTACCACGGCCGAGCCGGCACGGTGGTCGTCTCCGGCACCCCGGTGGTCCGCCCCTCCGGGCAGCGGGCCAGCGCGCAGGGCCCCACCACGGGCGCGTCCGTACGTCTGGACATCGAGGCCGAGGTGGGTTTCGTGGTCGGCGTGCCGAGCCGGCTCGGCGAGCGGGTGCCGACGGCCGACTTCGCCGACCACGTGTTCGGCGTGGTGCTGGTCAACGACTGGTCCGCACGGGACATCCAGGCCTGGGAGTACCAGCCGCTCGGCCCGTTCCTGGGCAAGTCGTTCGCCACCTCGGTCTCCGGCTGGGTCACCCCGCTGGAGGCGCTCGCCGACGCGTTCGTGCCCGCGCCCGACCAGGACCCGCCGGTGCAGGACTACCTGCGGGACACCCCGCACCTCGGGCTGGACCTGACCCTGTCGGTGGAGTGGAACGGCGAGCGGGTAGCCGAGCCGCCGTTCGCCACCATGTACTGGACCCCGGCCCAGCAGCTCGCCCACCTCACCGTGAACGGTGCCTCGCTGCGCACCGGCGACCTCTACGCCTCCGGAACCGTCTCCGGCCCCGAGCGCGCCCAGGTCGGCTCGTTCCTGGAGCTGACCTGGGGCGGGTCCGAGCCGGTCAAGCTCGCCGACGGCAGCGAGCGGACGTTCCTGGAGGACGGCGACACGGTGACGATCACCGCCACCGCGCCCGGCCGGGACGGCACCACCATCGCCCTGGGCGAGGTCACCGGGACGGTCCTGCCCGCCCGCTGA
- a CDS encoding RDD family protein, with translation MSVEPGWHVDPADPETRRWWDGEGWIGAPIPVDVTPPDGPPPAEPEPTPVAAGADPTAARPTSGATGGAAVPPVSGPGAGQPPAGPYPLPPTAGPGQPGPNGPWPGQPGQAGPGPQGPPPGWPYPHWPGRPPAPRPHGLPLASYGSRLVARLIDLGVVFLLNAVVNGWFVWRYFEAVSPYLRESMRRALNGDTSTEGLPQIDEQAGGLQIAILLIATALWYAYEVPSMAARGQTFGKRLMGVRAVPIEADQPLGFGRATRRWSTMGLPTLLWYCCGLGLLLQFVDAVSPLFDQPLRQALHDKRAQTVVVQLPRDRTDPRTAPRDRADPPGDTP, from the coding sequence GTGAGTGTGGAACCTGGCTGGCACGTCGACCCGGCCGATCCGGAGACCCGCCGGTGGTGGGACGGTGAGGGCTGGATCGGCGCGCCGATCCCGGTCGACGTCACCCCGCCCGACGGCCCCCCGCCCGCCGAGCCCGAGCCGACCCCGGTGGCGGCGGGCGCCGACCCCACCGCCGCCCGGCCGACCTCGGGCGCGACCGGTGGCGCGGCCGTCCCGCCGGTCTCCGGGCCGGGCGCGGGCCAGCCGCCGGCCGGGCCGTATCCGCTCCCGCCGACCGCCGGTCCCGGGCAGCCGGGCCCGAACGGGCCGTGGCCGGGGCAGCCCGGACAGGCCGGGCCGGGGCCGCAGGGGCCGCCGCCGGGCTGGCCGTACCCGCACTGGCCGGGCCGTCCGCCGGCGCCGCGTCCGCACGGGTTGCCGCTCGCCTCGTACGGCTCGCGACTGGTCGCCCGCCTGATCGACCTCGGCGTGGTGTTCCTGCTCAACGCCGTGGTCAACGGCTGGTTCGTCTGGCGCTACTTCGAGGCGGTCTCGCCCTACCTGCGCGAGTCGATGCGCCGGGCCCTGAACGGGGACACCTCCACCGAGGGGCTGCCGCAGATCGACGAGCAGGCCGGCGGGTTGCAGATCGCCATCCTGCTGATCGCCACCGCGCTCTGGTACGCGTACGAGGTGCCGTCGATGGCGGCGCGCGGGCAGACCTTCGGCAAGCGGCTGATGGGCGTACGCGCGGTGCCGATCGAGGCGGACCAGCCGCTCGGCTTCGGCCGGGCCACCCGGCGCTGGAGCACGATGGGCCTGCCCACGCTGCTCTGGTACTGCTGCGGGCTGGGCCTGCTGCTCCAGTTCGTCGACGCGGTCTCGCCGCTGTTCGACCAGCCGCTGCGTCAGGCTCTGCACGACAAGCGGGCGCAGACCGTGGTGGTCCAGCTCCCCCGTGACCGGACCGACCCCCGTACCGCCCCGCGCGACCGCGCCGACCCCCCGGGAGACACCCCATGA
- a CDS encoding SRPBCC family protein: MSTVTVSAFIEAQDDDLWRLLTDLPARADWLSAVGAVEVLGAGGFAPGTVWRETRLRPDGGTEPEEYEVVEAVAPARLVLDSRGAGVDYRITWTLRTVERRRRGCTEVTVEQEAVPTRPYGRVLALILGGLAARAVEGALRRDLADLALAAGPARSAEAA; encoded by the coding sequence ATGTCGACGGTGACGGTTTCCGCATTCATCGAAGCGCAGGACGACGACCTGTGGCGCCTGCTCACCGACCTCCCGGCCCGCGCCGACTGGCTCTCGGCGGTGGGCGCGGTCGAGGTCCTCGGCGCCGGCGGCTTCGCGCCCGGCACGGTCTGGCGGGAGACCCGCCTGCGGCCCGACGGCGGCACCGAGCCGGAGGAGTACGAGGTGGTCGAGGCGGTGGCGCCGGCCCGTCTGGTGCTCGACTCGCGCGGCGCGGGCGTCGACTACCGGATCACCTGGACGCTGCGCACGGTCGAGCGGCGGCGGCGCGGGTGCACCGAGGTCACCGTCGAGCAGGAGGCGGTGCCGACCCGGCCGTACGGGCGGGTGCTGGCCCTGATCCTCGGCGGCCTGGCCGCCCGCGCGGTGGAGGGCGCGCTCCGGCGTGACCTGGCCGACCTGGCGCTGGCCGCCGGCCCCGCCCGTTCCGCCGAAGCGGCCTGA
- the hisC gene encoding histidinol-phosphate transaminase, translated as MTDTGRHQPPLRLTRADLDALPNYVPGRSPADLARELGLPEAIKLASNEVPYGPLPGVVEAVAEAVAGSHRYPDMGVVALRQALAERYGVDADRIATGCGSVALAEHLVRATCLPGDELLYSWRSFEAYPIIAATSGATSVRVPNDAGHGHDLDAMAAAVTDRTRMVLVCNPNNPTGTAVRRAELDRFLDAVPDDVLVVIDEAYREFVTDPEVPDGLSYLDRPNVAVLRTLSKAWGLAGLRIGWLVAAPAVAAAVRKVVTPFSTSMAAQAGALAALAQADEVERRCALVVAERDRVTEALRKFVPDVPESQANFVWLPLGERAVAFGKACEARGVIVRPFPGDGVRVTIGTPAENDAFLAAAEAALA; from the coding sequence ATGACCGACACCGGACGTCACCAGCCTCCGCTGCGGCTCACCCGCGCCGACCTGGACGCGCTGCCCAACTACGTGCCCGGCCGCAGCCCGGCCGACCTGGCCCGGGAGCTGGGCCTGCCCGAGGCGATCAAGCTGGCCAGCAACGAGGTCCCGTACGGCCCGCTGCCCGGCGTGGTGGAGGCGGTCGCCGAGGCGGTCGCCGGTTCGCACCGCTACCCGGACATGGGCGTGGTGGCGCTGCGCCAGGCGCTGGCCGAGCGGTACGGCGTGGACGCCGACCGGATCGCCACCGGCTGCGGGTCGGTGGCGCTGGCCGAGCACCTGGTGCGGGCGACCTGCCTGCCCGGTGACGAGCTGCTCTACTCGTGGCGCTCGTTCGAGGCGTACCCGATCATCGCGGCGACCAGCGGCGCGACCAGCGTGCGGGTGCCGAACGACGCCGGCCACGGGCACGACCTGGACGCGATGGCGGCGGCGGTGACCGACCGGACCCGGATGGTCCTGGTCTGCAACCCGAACAACCCCACCGGTACGGCGGTGCGCCGGGCCGAGTTGGACCGCTTCCTCGACGCGGTGCCGGACGACGTGCTGGTGGTGATCGACGAGGCGTACCGGGAGTTCGTCACCGATCCGGAGGTGCCGGACGGCCTGAGCTACCTGGACCGGCCGAACGTGGCGGTGCTGCGCACGCTGTCCAAGGCGTGGGGTCTGGCCGGGCTGCGGATCGGCTGGCTGGTGGCCGCGCCGGCCGTGGCCGCCGCCGTGCGCAAGGTGGTGACGCCGTTCTCCACCAGCATGGCCGCCCAGGCCGGCGCGCTGGCCGCGCTGGCGCAGGCCGACGAGGTCGAGCGGCGCTGCGCGCTGGTGGTGGCCGAGCGGGACCGGGTCACCGAGGCGCTGCGCAAGTTCGTGCCGGACGTGCCGGAGAGCCAGGCCAACTTCGTCTGGTTGCCGCTGGGCGAGCGCGCGGTGGCGTTCGGCAAGGCGTGCGAGGCGCGCGGCGTGATCGTCCGGCCGTTCCCGGGCGACGGGGTGCGGGTCACCATCGGCACCCCGGCCGAGAACGACGCGTTCCTGGCCGCCGCCGAGGCCGCGCTGGCCTGA
- a CDS encoding DUF397 domain-containing protein: MTELTGAVWRTSSRSNDQGLCVEVATNVVTAHGVVGVRDSKDPDGPALAVSPPGWTAFVTALRGGTLRG, translated from the coding sequence ATGACCGAGCTGACCGGAGCCGTCTGGCGCACCAGCAGCCGCTCCAACGATCAGGGCCTCTGTGTCGAGGTGGCGACCAACGTGGTCACCGCGCACGGCGTGGTGGGCGTACGCGACTCGAAGGACCCGGACGGTCCGGCGCTCGCGGTCAGCCCGCCGGGCTGGACGGCGTTCGTCACCGCGCTGCGGGGCGGAACGCTCCGCGGCTGA
- a CDS encoding outer membrane protein assembly factor BamB family protein: MAKAARRRILTTLLAVLAVAASVAVVVRVLAPAEVETVARDPYPAAPAPTAGVIARLPVAPLVVDGRLRVYAGTRQVYADQPVTGRHRVTPFWSYRRWPATLVGVLAEGTTVVSRWSDGTLVALDARTGRVAWRADGPEPGSVPAPRRTYAGTVWDPAGLHVARTAAGRTVLLAAGPGALGGYDLGDGRRLWRVDVGRGCRTDVGTTASGELVGVDRCAGPAAVELRDAATGAVRTRWRPPDAPDQLVVSPVGCRDGHSGCRGLRTAGPGGENSRGWLVADPGEPTAAPGLDGADTALDGERVVDTSGPVVVGRSPRTGAELWRRADIHPARVLAVEPGRVHLLTDRRELVTVDPITGATRSTSVLDLGRDGIAWRPGRAYAVDGYVAVERLRERARPEDDDQGYFLMAEPVLLAAT, encoded by the coding sequence ATGGCGAAGGCCGCGAGGCGGCGGATCCTGACGACGCTGCTGGCGGTGCTGGCCGTCGCGGCGTCGGTCGCCGTGGTCGTCCGGGTGTTGGCGCCCGCCGAGGTCGAGACCGTCGCCCGGGACCCGTACCCGGCCGCGCCCGCGCCGACCGCCGGGGTGATCGCGCGGCTGCCGGTGGCGCCGCTGGTCGTGGACGGCCGGCTCCGGGTCTACGCCGGCACCCGCCAGGTGTACGCGGACCAGCCGGTCACCGGGCGGCACCGGGTCACCCCGTTCTGGTCCTACCGCCGCTGGCCGGCGACGCTCGTCGGGGTGCTCGCCGAGGGCACCACGGTGGTCAGCCGCTGGTCCGACGGGACGCTGGTGGCACTGGACGCGCGGACCGGCCGGGTGGCCTGGCGCGCGGACGGCCCGGAGCCGGGTTCGGTGCCGGCGCCGCGCCGCACCTACGCCGGCACGGTCTGGGACCCGGCCGGCCTGCACGTGGCCCGGACGGCGGCCGGCCGGACCGTGCTGCTCGCCGCCGGTCCGGGTGCGCTCGGCGGGTACGACCTCGGCGACGGTCGCCGGCTCTGGCGCGTCGACGTCGGGCGCGGCTGCCGGACCGACGTGGGCACGACGGCCAGCGGCGAGCTGGTCGGGGTGGACCGCTGCGCCGGGCCGGCCGCGGTCGAGCTGCGGGACGCGGCGACCGGCGCGGTACGGACCCGTTGGCGGCCGCCGGACGCGCCGGACCAGCTGGTGGTCAGCCCGGTGGGTTGCCGCGACGGGCACTCCGGCTGCCGGGGACTGCGGACCGCCGGGCCGGGCGGCGAGAACAGCCGGGGCTGGCTGGTGGCGGACCCGGGTGAGCCGACCGCCGCGCCGGGCCTGGACGGTGCGGACACGGCGCTGGACGGCGAGCGGGTGGTGGACACGTCCGGCCCGGTGGTGGTCGGGCGGTCGCCCCGCACCGGCGCGGAGCTGTGGCGTCGGGCGGACATCCACCCGGCCCGGGTGCTGGCGGTCGAGCCGGGGCGGGTGCACCTGCTGACCGACCGGCGGGAGCTGGTCACCGTGGATCCGATCACCGGCGCGACGCGGTCGACGTCCGTGCTGGACCTCGGGCGGGACGGGATCGCCTGGCGACCGGGCCGGGCGTACGCGGTGGACGGTTACGTCGCGGTGGAGCGGCTGCGGGAGCGGGCCCGCCCGGAGGACGACGACCAGGGGTACTTCCTGATGGCGGAGCCGGTGCTGCTCGCCGCCACGTGA
- a CDS encoding Lrp/AsnC family transcriptional regulator yields MNTGQDVQLDELDARLIELLAEEPRIGVLECSRRLGVARGTVQARLDKLVGRGVVGGFGPDISPAAIGFGVTSFVTLEISQRHGHDQVTAHLAAIPEVLEAHTITGSSDLLCRIVARSNTDLQRVIDQIVASEGIRRASTIIALAEQIPYRTLPLVRSAARGEGRAPS; encoded by the coding sequence ATGAACACTGGTCAGGATGTACAGCTCGACGAGCTGGACGCCCGCTTGATCGAACTGCTCGCCGAGGAGCCCCGGATCGGGGTGCTGGAGTGCTCGCGCCGGCTCGGCGTGGCCCGGGGCACGGTCCAGGCGCGGCTCGACAAGCTCGTCGGTCGCGGGGTGGTGGGCGGGTTCGGGCCGGACATCTCGCCGGCCGCGATCGGCTTCGGGGTGACCAGCTTCGTCACCCTGGAGATCAGCCAGCGGCACGGCCACGACCAGGTCACCGCGCACCTGGCCGCCATCCCGGAGGTGCTGGAGGCGCACACCATCACCGGCTCCAGCGACCTGCTCTGCCGGATCGTGGCCCGGTCGAACACCGACCTCCAGCGGGTCATCGACCAGATCGTCGCCTCGGAGGGGATCCGGCGCGCCTCCACCATCATCGCGCTGGCCGAGCAGATCCCCTACCGCACGCTCCCCCTCGTCCGCTCCGCCGCCCGGGGGGAAGGAAGGGCCCCCTCTTAA
- the hppD gene encoding 4-hydroxyphenylpyruvate dioxygenase, which yields MTQAIDRPQSTEDVDADVLVGAVDHDISRDPFPVKGLDHLHFLVGNAKQAAHYYSTAYGMTCVAYRGPEQGYRDHAQYVLTSGSARFVLTGVVRPGADGEAHVARHSDGISDIALEVPDVDAAYAHATAQGATGLVEPHDVSDEHGTVRMASIGAYGDTRHTLVDRSRYTGVFLPGFVARGPIVDRQPMIDAGLQPKRFFQAVDHVVGNVELGRMDEWVEFYKRVMGFTNMAEFVGDDIATDYSALMSKVVASGTRKVKFPLNEPAVARKKSQIDEYLEFYQGPGAQHVAVATNDILASVDAMRAAGVEFLDTPDSYYEDPELRARIGNVRVPIEELQSRKILVDRDEDGYLLQIFTKPVQDRPTVFFELIERHGSLGFGKGNFKALFEAIEREQEKRGNL from the coding sequence ATGACCCAGGCGATCGACCGACCCCAGTCGACCGAGGACGTCGACGCCGACGTTCTCGTCGGCGCCGTCGACCACGACATCAGCCGGGATCCGTTCCCGGTCAAGGGCCTCGACCACCTGCACTTCCTGGTCGGCAACGCCAAGCAGGCGGCGCACTACTACTCCACCGCCTACGGCATGACCTGTGTCGCCTACCGCGGCCCGGAGCAGGGCTACCGGGACCACGCCCAGTACGTGCTGACCAGCGGCTCGGCCCGGTTCGTGCTGACCGGCGTGGTCCGCCCGGGCGCCGACGGCGAGGCGCACGTGGCCAGGCACAGCGACGGCATCTCCGACATCGCGCTGGAGGTGCCGGACGTGGACGCCGCGTACGCGCACGCCACCGCGCAGGGCGCGACCGGTCTGGTCGAGCCGCACGACGTCAGCGACGAGCACGGCACCGTCCGGATGGCGTCCATCGGCGCGTACGGGGACACCCGGCACACGCTGGTCGACCGGTCCCGCTACACCGGGGTGTTCCTGCCCGGCTTCGTCGCCCGCGGCCCGATCGTGGACCGGCAGCCGATGATCGACGCCGGCCTCCAGCCGAAGCGCTTCTTCCAGGCCGTCGACCACGTGGTCGGCAACGTGGAGCTGGGCCGGATGGACGAGTGGGTCGAGTTCTACAAGCGCGTCATGGGCTTCACCAACATGGCCGAGTTCGTCGGCGACGACATCGCCACCGACTACTCGGCGCTGATGAGCAAGGTGGTGGCGAGCGGCACCCGCAAGGTGAAGTTCCCGCTCAACGAGCCGGCCGTGGCCCGCAAGAAGTCGCAGATCGACGAGTACCTGGAGTTCTACCAGGGCCCGGGCGCCCAGCACGTCGCCGTGGCCACCAACGACATCCTGGCCAGCGTGGACGCCATGCGGGCGGCGGGCGTCGAGTTCCTGGACACCCCGGACTCCTACTACGAGGACCCGGAGCTGCGCGCGCGCATCGGCAACGTCCGGGTGCCGATCGAGGAACTCCAGTCCCGCAAGATCCTGGTGGACCGGGACGAGGACGGCTACCTGCTCCAGATCTTCACCAAGCCGGTGCAGGACCGCCCCACCGTCTTCTTCGAGCTGATCGAGCGGCACGGCTCCCTCGGCTTCGGCAAGGGCAACTTCAAGGCCCTGTTCGAGGCGATCGAGCGGGAGCAGGAGAAGCGCGGCAACCTGTAA